A genomic segment from Tuwongella immobilis encodes:
- a CDS encoding protein kinase domain-containing protein, with product MAQFAPMREIAEHPEWEQLAAFSQGTVSLTEAEWIAAHLEGCPQCMSQLQTLPNDGFVKKLADACDPLGGIATALPSAFRRHPRYRLVRQVAIGAVGIVFEAVHRQSGATVAVKVLRPEHRGSPRLVQRMIREGQILGRLHHPHLVQIMDSDELDGFPFLVLEWIPGERLLTRWRRHHPLPVNQVVRWLVEAATALHHCHQQGIIHRDINPMNLLIHPTLGVKLIDFGVAWCRQVEPFPDRDIAPSATMGGTLAYLPPEQIQSPHLVGPAADWYALAATAVHLLTGRSLFGVLEESLDWSQSVERIVHAPPPDLRTLRPDLPAKLANLLQRLLAKSPAERGTERLAVATELEQCLDSQSPIPPNPRFRGRWAWPVVLGGTALLGTGIGIGLGLAQEWHRPISTSPVAGESPSRAERPKVTPKSQSNPPPNPQIGMNQSATATATIRIVGNQAGQYARIRDALADAPDDTTIRIEPGHYSESELQIDRSISLVAASPGTVRLELTGEIGIRSRGKMVLLRDLSLRGLRGTCIQIDDGTTTLEGCSLVRGNRSQPSPSAPVIRVRGEQANLHWHHSRILGNWNGPGLVGEQQARIQLQFGEIIQTSDSALRLQSGCKAELVQVHLADSGAALISVNDAHLIADRCDWARTANGHALVHTSGKMHLWLTNCQLRDSSGDGLRVSNGANVLLRKCQLTGMRSTAVAMLALPAEIPPNESSAKPATVVLERCQILHNRRAIRATGDARLTVTQSEFRDQAEPDQIELPPSQIEWDQSARE from the coding sequence ATGGCTCAGTTTGCCCCGATGCGCGAGATTGCCGAGCATCCCGAATGGGAGCAACTCGCGGCGTTCTCCCAAGGCACCGTTTCCTTGACCGAGGCCGAGTGGATCGCCGCCCACTTGGAGGGTTGCCCGCAGTGCATGAGTCAGTTGCAAACCTTGCCCAATGATGGGTTTGTGAAAAAACTCGCCGATGCCTGCGATCCGCTGGGAGGAATCGCCACCGCACTTCCCAGCGCCTTTCGCAGGCATCCTCGCTATCGCCTGGTGCGACAGGTGGCAATCGGGGCGGTGGGGATTGTCTTCGAGGCTGTGCATCGGCAATCGGGGGCAACCGTCGCCGTGAAAGTGTTGCGGCCTGAGCATCGCGGAAGCCCCCGATTGGTTCAACGGATGATCCGTGAAGGACAAATTCTCGGGCGGTTGCATCATCCGCATCTTGTGCAGATTATGGACAGCGACGAACTGGATGGATTCCCGTTCCTGGTGTTGGAATGGATTCCCGGCGAGCGGTTGCTGACTCGCTGGCGACGGCATCACCCCTTGCCGGTCAACCAAGTCGTGCGGTGGCTGGTGGAGGCGGCGACTGCATTGCACCACTGCCATCAGCAGGGGATCATCCATCGCGACATCAACCCGATGAATCTGCTGATTCACCCGACGTTGGGCGTGAAACTCATCGATTTTGGCGTCGCCTGGTGCCGGCAAGTGGAGCCTTTTCCCGATCGCGACATCGCACCCAGCGCGACGATGGGGGGAACGCTCGCGTATCTGCCGCCCGAGCAAATTCAATCGCCGCATTTGGTGGGCCCCGCCGCCGATTGGTACGCGCTCGCCGCCACAGCGGTGCATTTGTTGACCGGACGGTCGCTATTTGGCGTCTTGGAAGAGTCGTTGGATTGGTCGCAATCGGTGGAGCGAATCGTGCATGCGCCGCCGCCGGATCTGCGGACACTGCGCCCGGATCTGCCCGCGAAGCTGGCGAACTTGCTGCAACGCTTGCTGGCCAAATCCCCGGCGGAACGCGGTACCGAGCGGCTGGCCGTGGCAACCGAACTCGAACAATGTCTCGATTCGCAATCTCCCATTCCACCGAATCCGCGATTCCGGGGGCGATGGGCGTGGCCAGTGGTGTTGGGCGGCACGGCCTTGTTGGGCACCGGAATCGGCATCGGTCTGGGACTCGCCCAGGAATGGCACCGCCCAATCTCCACGTCGCCCGTTGCGGGGGAATCGCCATCACGGGCCGAGCGACCGAAGGTGACCCCCAAGTCGCAGTCGAATCCGCCCCCGAATCCGCAAATAGGCATGAATCAATCGGCGACTGCGACTGCGACGATCCGAATTGTGGGCAATCAAGCGGGGCAGTACGCGCGGATTCGGGATGCGCTGGCGGATGCGCCGGATGATACGACCATCCGCATCGAGCCGGGCCACTATTCCGAATCCGAATTGCAAATCGACCGCTCGATTTCGCTGGTGGCGGCGTCGCCGGGGACGGTGCGACTGGAATTGACTGGCGAAATTGGCATTCGCTCGCGTGGCAAGATGGTGCTGCTGCGCGATTTGTCGCTGCGTGGTTTACGCGGCACCTGCATCCAGATCGATGACGGCACCACCACCTTGGAAGGCTGCTCGCTGGTGCGCGGAAATCGCAGTCAGCCCTCACCATCGGCCCCGGTGATCCGCGTCCGAGGCGAGCAGGCGAATTTGCATTGGCATCATTCGCGGATTTTGGGCAATTGGAATGGACCGGGATTGGTTGGCGAGCAACAGGCCCGGATTCAGCTTCAGTTTGGCGAAATCATCCAGACCAGCGATTCCGCGTTGCGGCTTCAATCGGGGTGCAAAGCCGAGTTGGTCCAGGTGCATTTGGCCGATTCCGGGGCCGCGCTCATCTCCGTGAACGATGCCCACCTCATTGCCGATCGTTGCGATTGGGCCCGCACCGCGAATGGGCATGCGCTCGTTCACACCTCGGGAAAAATGCATCTGTGGTTGACCAATTGCCAGCTCCGCGATTCGTCCGGAGATGGGCTGCGGGTCAGCAACGGGGCGAATGTGCTGCTCCGCAAATGTCAGTTGACTGGGATGCGCTCCACGGCCGTGGCGATGCTCGCCCTGCCTGCCGAAATCCCGCCCAACGAGTCCTCCGCGAAACCCGCAACGGTGGTACTCGAACGCTGTCAGATTCTGCACAATCGGCGTGCGATTCGTGCCACCGGCGATGCTCGCTTGACGGTCACGCAGTCGGAGTTCCGCGATCAGGCCGAACCGGATCAAATCGAGCTGCCCCCCTCGCAGATCGAATGGGATCAATCTGCCCGGGAGTGA